One stretch of Sphingomonas rosea DNA includes these proteins:
- a CDS encoding DUF6985 domain-containing protein has translation MGITLPALSDRQLSVTFRPGRLSLEACIRTVETLATMPVDDRSAIETALFDFYSEAIDDGDFETAQEQLDWEKAQGSKFLNPRAAAAPSEVWPLTAFDSIIVTTDRSENIIAQVEGRAAWDGEHGVVLTFSDNGELRGVAGWGKIY, from the coding sequence ATGGGTATCACCCTTCCCGCCCTGTCCGACCGGCAGCTCAGTGTCACCTTCCGACCCGGAAGGCTCTCGCTCGAGGCGTGCATCCGCACGGTCGAGACACTGGCCACCATGCCCGTCGACGATCGATCGGCAATCGAGACGGCGTTATTCGATTTCTACAGCGAAGCGATCGACGACGGCGACTTCGAGACTGCGCAGGAGCAGCTTGATTGGGAGAAGGCGCAAGGATCGAAGTTTCTCAACCCAAGAGCAGCGGCAGCGCCGTCGGAGGTTTGGCCCCTCACTGCGTTCGATTCGATCATCGTAACCACCGACCGCAGCGAGAACATCATCGCTCAGGTCGAAGGCCGCGCCGCCTGGGACGGGGAGCATGGCGTCGTTCTGACGTTCAGCGACAATGGTGAGCTTCGCGGCGTCGCCGGATGGG